Proteins from a genomic interval of Cupriavidus pauculus:
- a CDS encoding LamG-like jellyroll fold domain-containing protein, which translates to MQDKTPGKPSAIDTASLEGIPDRQRRLLLRAGLGMSLGASALLAACGGGDDAAPGTPPATSPGTGTGTTPGTGTTPSAKVSSFALAVLPDTQFYSRYATTDENLQFQRKYGSTPFMAQTKWITENAASLRIPFTIHLGDVVDQQAKPLQWQIASEAMEVMEAARAPYSILAGNHDVISDVDYVNAGSQASNTDAQRNLANEPYLKNFPTTRAQRQATFGGRDPSGFHEYHFFEVDGNRFMVLSMSWRASDAAITWARNVLKRYPKVPVILSTHQLLNIGPDGVSPLEVPYGLMLWDKLIKDNDQIFMTLNGHYHGAAHLTKTNDFGNPVEEMVVDYQMAYMGGNGLMRLYEFDLTHNKIKVISFSPWVPQKPTETLNEFDVAVLTDKNQQFEIDFDFRKRFARFNPDFAIPAAGNDPINDRAKAAILANYTEPSVADKKAAADTNDYPLVASTVAHWRFFGGANGAAVPVGQVINDMTGANPLSRAALADGGAAQLGDVTWSNDHHFLSAAPGSVKFANSVNSPTRMSFFATDTTAALNAMTFDNGYTVEAFIKVPASWTAGNNAWMNIMEREGRRGAVTGFGSGDADESPLIFAISSLREVQWEVTPSTAGTKNPAANWSGEIIAEKWVHVAVVNTPANNETVMYVEGAPVLRNASNTRGIATVGAASRFFVGGGVYANVPSNGFLGQIGEVRICTEPLAADKWLTARRA; encoded by the coding sequence ATGCAAGACAAAACGCCGGGCAAGCCATCCGCCATCGATACCGCCAGCCTGGAGGGCATTCCAGACCGTCAGCGCCGCCTGCTGCTGAGAGCCGGGCTGGGGATGTCGCTGGGTGCCTCCGCGCTGCTGGCCGCCTGCGGCGGCGGCGACGATGCCGCGCCCGGCACGCCGCCGGCCACCAGCCCCGGCACGGGCACGGGCACCACGCCGGGCACCGGCACGACGCCGTCGGCCAAGGTATCGAGCTTCGCGCTGGCCGTGCTGCCGGACACGCAGTTCTACTCGCGCTACGCGACCACGGACGAAAACCTGCAGTTCCAGCGCAAGTACGGCTCCACGCCGTTCATGGCGCAGACCAAGTGGATCACGGAAAACGCCGCCAGCCTGCGCATTCCGTTCACGATCCACCTGGGCGACGTGGTGGACCAGCAGGCCAAGCCGCTCCAATGGCAGATTGCCAGCGAGGCAATGGAGGTGATGGAGGCCGCCCGCGCACCGTATTCGATCCTGGCCGGCAACCATGACGTGATCTCCGACGTGGACTACGTCAACGCGGGCAGCCAGGCGTCGAACACCGACGCGCAGCGCAACCTGGCCAACGAGCCCTACCTCAAGAACTTCCCGACCACGCGGGCGCAACGCCAGGCCACGTTTGGCGGGCGCGACCCGTCGGGCTTCCACGAGTACCACTTCTTCGAAGTCGACGGCAACCGCTTCATGGTGCTGTCGATGTCGTGGCGCGCGTCGGACGCGGCCATCACCTGGGCGCGCAACGTGCTGAAGCGCTACCCGAAGGTGCCGGTCATCCTGTCGACCCACCAGCTGCTGAACATCGGCCCGGACGGCGTAAGCCCGCTGGAGGTGCCGTACGGCCTGATGCTCTGGGACAAGCTGATCAAGGACAACGACCAGATCTTCATGACGCTGAACGGCCACTACCATGGCGCCGCGCACCTGACCAAGACCAACGACTTCGGCAACCCGGTCGAGGAAATGGTGGTGGATTACCAGATGGCGTACATGGGCGGCAACGGCCTGATGCGGCTGTACGAATTCGACCTCACGCACAACAAGATCAAGGTCATCTCGTTCTCGCCGTGGGTGCCGCAGAAGCCCACCGAGACGCTGAACGAATTCGACGTGGCCGTGCTGACCGACAAGAACCAGCAGTTCGAGATCGACTTCGACTTCCGCAAGCGCTTTGCGCGCTTCAACCCGGACTTCGCCATCCCGGCGGCTGGCAACGACCCGATCAACGACCGCGCCAAGGCCGCCATCCTGGCCAACTACACCGAGCCGTCGGTGGCTGACAAGAAGGCCGCCGCCGATACCAACGACTATCCGCTGGTGGCCTCCACCGTGGCGCACTGGCGCTTCTTTGGCGGCGCAAACGGCGCGGCGGTGCCGGTGGGCCAGGTCATCAACGACATGACCGGCGCCAACCCGCTGAGCCGCGCGGCACTGGCCGATGGCGGCGCCGCCCAGCTGGGCGACGTGACGTGGTCGAACGACCACCACTTCCTGTCGGCCGCGCCGGGCAGCGTGAAGTTCGCCAACTCGGTGAACAGCCCCACGCGCATGAGCTTCTTTGCCACGGACACCACGGCGGCGCTCAACGCGATGACGTTCGACAACGGCTACACCGTCGAGGCGTTCATCAAGGTGCCCGCGTCGTGGACAGCCGGCAACAACGCCTGGATGAACATCATGGAGCGCGAAGGCCGGCGCGGCGCCGTGACGGGCTTTGGCAGCGGCGACGCCGACGAAAGCCCGCTGATCTTCGCCATTTCCAGCCTGCGCGAGGTGCAGTGGGAAGTCACGCCCAGCACGGCCGGCACCAAGAACCCGGCCGCCAACTGGTCGGGCGAGATCATCGCCGAGAAATGGGTACACGTGGCCGTGGTCAACACGCCGGCCAACAACGAGACGGTGATGTACGTGGAAGGGGCCCCGGTGCTGCGCAACGCGTCGAATACGCGCGGCATCGCCACCGTGGGCGCCGCCAGCCGCTTCTTCGTGGGCGGCGGCGTCTACGCCAACGTGCCGTCGAACGGCTTCCTCGGCCAGATTGGCGAGGTGCGGATCTGCACCGAGCCGCTGGCCGCGGACAAGTGGCTCACGGCGCGGCGCGCCTGA
- a CDS encoding Bug family tripartite tricarboxylate transporter substrate binding protein, with translation MYRRLMASACLASTMLCLGAAQAQDAYPNRPVRLIVPQSAGSGGDVVARLLSDRLAQELGQSIVVDNRPGANGIVAMSTVAKAAPDGYTVLLTGVSQISFNPHLYASLPYNPQKDYTFIAPVVDTPFVIVASKASGITSVQSFIDKAKNKPGGLTFSSAGVGNSTHLAMEVVADKLGAKMTHVAYKGSGPALTGVVAGEVDTMVSVLGAALPQVTGGTVVPVAIVGAQRVKELPNVPTLKEAGVDVPVMPSWYALVGPAGLDPKIVARLNTAVQTALADPQIKARLASLYLFPVVGSADAIRQRAMSESKVWGEFIRKRGIQGL, from the coding sequence ATGTACCGACGTTTGATGGCTTCCGCGTGCCTTGCCTCGACCATGCTGTGCCTGGGTGCCGCACAGGCCCAGGATGCGTATCCGAACCGGCCGGTGCGGCTGATCGTGCCGCAGTCGGCCGGATCGGGCGGCGACGTGGTGGCGCGGCTGCTGAGCGACCGGTTGGCGCAGGAGCTGGGACAGTCCATCGTCGTGGACAACCGCCCCGGCGCGAACGGCATCGTGGCGATGAGCACGGTGGCCAAGGCCGCGCCGGACGGCTACACGGTGCTGCTGACGGGCGTGTCGCAGATCAGCTTCAACCCGCACCTGTATGCGTCGCTGCCGTACAACCCGCAGAAGGACTACACGTTCATCGCGCCGGTGGTGGACACGCCGTTCGTGATCGTCGCCAGCAAGGCCAGCGGCATCACGTCGGTGCAGTCGTTCATCGACAAGGCGAAGAACAAGCCGGGCGGCCTGACGTTCAGCAGCGCGGGCGTGGGCAATTCCACCCACCTCGCCATGGAAGTCGTGGCCGACAAGCTCGGCGCCAAGATGACGCACGTGGCCTACAAGGGCTCGGGGCCGGCGCTGACCGGCGTGGTGGCCGGCGAAGTGGATACCATGGTGAGCGTGCTGGGCGCCGCGCTGCCGCAGGTCACGGGTGGCACGGTGGTGCCGGTGGCCATCGTCGGCGCGCAGCGCGTGAAGGAACTGCCGAACGTGCCGACGCTGAAGGAAGCGGGCGTGGACGTGCCAGTGATGCCTAGCTGGTACGCGCTGGTGGGCCCGGCCGGCCTGGACCCGAAGATCGTGGCCCGCCTGAACACGGCCGTGCAGACCGCGCTGGCCGACCCGCAGATCAAGGCCAGGCTGGCGTCGCTGTACCTGTTCCCGGTGGTGGGCAGCGCCGATGCGATCCGGCAGCGCGCGATGAGCGAGTCGAAGGTCTGGGGCGAGTTCATCCGCAAGCGCGGCATCCAGGGGCTGTAG
- a CDS encoding MFS transporter, whose translation MPRALVLLFAIASGASVANVYYAQPLLDVLAREFHVPGAAVGGVVTATQLGSALALVCLVPLGDRVDRRRLMTWQLAALVVALLAVAAAPGVPWLLAGMVAVGLLGTAMTQGLIAYAASAASPQQRGRVVGAAQSGVFVGLLLARVFAGMVGDIGGWRAVYLASAVAMAGIALALRRRLPATAAAAPAVGYGQLVGSLLTLLRRDRTLQVRGVLGMLMFAAFNIFWSALVLPLSAPPFSFSHTAIGAFGLVGAVGALAGARAGRWADAGHAQRTTAGALLLMMAAWWPLSRLDGVHGLALLIVGIVLLDLGGQALHVTNQSLILRTRPDAHSRMISLYMLFYAAGSGLGAIVTTATYARAGWQGVCMIGFAVCLAALAFWAATRRSGTAETEVASVA comes from the coding sequence ATGCCGCGCGCCCTCGTCCTGCTGTTCGCCATCGCCAGCGGTGCCAGCGTGGCCAATGTCTACTACGCCCAGCCGCTGCTGGACGTGCTGGCGCGCGAATTCCACGTGCCCGGCGCGGCCGTGGGCGGCGTGGTCACGGCCACGCAGCTCGGCAGCGCGCTGGCGCTGGTGTGCCTGGTGCCGCTGGGCGACCGGGTCGACCGCCGGCGCCTGATGACGTGGCAGCTCGCCGCGCTGGTCGTGGCGCTGCTGGCGGTGGCCGCCGCGCCGGGCGTGCCGTGGCTGCTGGCCGGGATGGTGGCCGTGGGCCTGCTCGGCACGGCGATGACGCAGGGCCTGATCGCCTATGCCGCCAGCGCCGCGTCGCCGCAGCAGCGTGGCCGTGTGGTGGGCGCCGCGCAGAGCGGGGTGTTCGTGGGATTGCTGCTCGCGCGGGTCTTTGCCGGCATGGTCGGCGACATCGGCGGATGGCGGGCGGTCTATCTGGCGTCGGCCGTGGCCATGGCGGGCATTGCGCTGGCGCTGCGCCGCCGCCTGCCAGCCACGGCCGCAGCGGCACCGGCGGTGGGGTACGGACAACTGGTCGGCTCGCTGCTGACGCTGCTGCGCCGCGATCGGACGCTGCAGGTGCGGGGCGTGCTGGGGATGCTGATGTTTGCCGCGTTCAACATCTTCTGGAGCGCGCTGGTGCTGCCGCTGAGCGCGCCGCCGTTCTCGTTCTCGCATACCGCGATTGGCGCGTTCGGCCTTGTCGGCGCGGTGGGCGCGCTGGCCGGTGCGCGCGCCGGGCGCTGGGCCGACGCCGGCCACGCGCAGCGCACCACGGCGGGTGCCTTGCTGCTGATGATGGCGGCATGGTGGCCGCTCTCCAGGCTCGACGGCGTCCACGGGCTCGCGCTGCTGATCGTCGGCATCGTGCTGCTCGACCTGGGCGGGCAGGCGCTGCACGTGACCAACCAGAGCCTGATCCTGCGCACCCGGCCTGACGCGCACAGCCGGATGATCAGCCTCTACATGCTGTTCTACGCGGCGGGCAGCGGCCTTGGCGCCATCGTCACCACGGCCACTTACGCCCGCGCGGGCTGGCAGGGGGTCTGCATGATCGGGTTTGCGGTGTGCCTGGCGGCGCTGGCATTCTGGGCCGCCACGCGGCGGAGCGGAACGGCCGAGACAGAGGTGGCCAGCGTCGCGTAG
- a CDS encoding winged helix-turn-helix transcriptional regulator, protein MPKTPAPPYQPCPVARTLDVIGERWTLLIVRDLFDGIHRFGDLQRSLGVARNILAGRLHKLVEAGILDTQAASDGSAYQEYVLTTAGAQLFPVVVALRQWGERQRFAPGEPHSVLIDKRTGKPVPPMQPHGKDGATLRPADTEVRKVS, encoded by the coding sequence ATGCCCAAGACCCCTGCCCCGCCGTACCAGCCCTGCCCCGTGGCGCGGACGCTCGACGTCATTGGCGAGCGCTGGACGCTGCTGATCGTCCGCGACCTGTTCGACGGCATCCACCGCTTTGGCGACCTGCAACGCAGCCTGGGCGTGGCGCGCAATATCCTGGCTGGCCGCCTGCACAAGCTGGTCGAAGCCGGCATCCTCGACACCCAGGCGGCGTCCGATGGGTCGGCCTACCAGGAATACGTGCTGACGACGGCCGGCGCGCAGCTCTTTCCGGTGGTGGTGGCGCTGCGCCAGTGGGGCGAGCGCCAGCGGTTTGCGCCCGGCGAACCGCATTCGGTGCTGATCGACAAACGCACCGGCAAGCCGGTGCCGCCGATGCAGCCGCATGGCAAGGACGGCGCCACGCTGCGTCCGGCCGATACCGAGGTGCGCAAGGTGTCGTAG
- the cls gene encoding cardiolipin synthase yields the protein MFSPSVIAAVILAFHIVGIVAALHAVMTVRTAPGAIAWAGSLVMMPYLAIIPYLIFGRSRFAGYVNARRFNNDRLREIRHGMTHQEREALAANVVPVPQQACLRALPSLTGMPCLTNNDVRLLVNGDATFAAIFDAIDAATEQVLVQFFIVHDDDLGRALQQRLCDKARAGVRVYFLYDSIGCHALGRGYMRTLQQAGVQARPFSTHPGFVNRFQLNFRNHRKLVIVDGARAFVGGHNVGNEYLGKRPPLAPWRDTHVDIRGAAVLDLQMAFAEDWYWAAREVPYLMTPPPRRVGDMICQVVPSGPADAQETCSLFFVEAIQAATRRLWMTSPYFVPDEAVFAMLRLAVLRGVDVRILIPSRPDHLVVYGASTIYAYQAVRAGVKIYRYQPGFLHQKVVLIDDEAAAVGTANLDNRSFRLNFELMVMTAHPAFAADVARMLEADFAQARQIDSRDFLGSPAILRVAMHVAKLFAPIL from the coding sequence ATGTTCAGTCCCAGCGTGATTGCCGCCGTCATCCTCGCGTTCCACATTGTCGGGATCGTTGCCGCGCTGCATGCCGTCATGACCGTGCGCACGGCGCCCGGCGCCATCGCGTGGGCGGGGTCGCTGGTGATGATGCCGTACCTCGCGATCATCCCGTACCTGATCTTCGGCCGCAGCCGCTTTGCCGGCTACGTCAACGCGCGCCGCTTCAACAACGACCGCCTGCGCGAGATTCGCCACGGCATGACCCACCAGGAGCGCGAGGCGCTGGCCGCCAACGTCGTGCCGGTGCCGCAGCAGGCGTGCCTGCGGGCGCTGCCCAGCCTGACCGGCATGCCGTGCCTGACGAACAACGACGTGCGGCTGCTGGTGAATGGCGACGCCACGTTCGCGGCGATCTTCGACGCCATCGACGCCGCCACCGAACAGGTGCTGGTGCAGTTCTTCATCGTCCATGACGACGATCTGGGCCGCGCGCTGCAGCAACGCCTCTGCGACAAGGCGCGGGCCGGCGTCAGGGTCTATTTCCTCTACGACAGCATCGGCTGCCACGCGCTGGGGCGCGGCTATATGCGGACGCTGCAGCAGGCCGGCGTGCAGGCCCGGCCGTTCTCCACCCATCCCGGCTTTGTCAATCGCTTCCAGCTCAACTTTCGCAACCACCGCAAGCTGGTGATCGTGGATGGCGCGCGGGCGTTCGTCGGCGGGCACAACGTCGGCAACGAGTACCTGGGCAAGCGCCCGCCGCTGGCGCCGTGGCGCGACACCCATGTCGACATCCGCGGCGCGGCGGTGCTGGACCTGCAGATGGCGTTTGCCGAGGACTGGTATTGGGCCGCCCGCGAGGTGCCTTACCTGATGACGCCGCCGCCGCGGCGCGTGGGCGACATGATCTGCCAGGTCGTGCCGTCGGGGCCCGCCGACGCTCAGGAAACCTGCTCGCTGTTCTTCGTCGAGGCCATCCAGGCGGCCACGCGCCGGCTGTGGATGACATCGCCATACTTCGTGCCGGACGAGGCCGTGTTCGCGATGCTGCGGCTGGCGGTGCTGCGCGGCGTGGACGTCCGCATCCTGATCCCGTCGCGGCCCGACCACCTGGTGGTGTACGGCGCGTCGACGATCTATGCCTATCAGGCGGTGCGCGCGGGCGTGAAGATCTATCGCTACCAGCCGGGGTTCCTGCACCAGAAGGTCGTCCTGATCGACGACGAGGCGGCCGCGGTGGGCACCGCCAATCTCGACAACCGGTCGTTCCGCCTGAACTTCGAGCTGATGGTGATGACCGCCCACCCGGCCTTTGCTGCCGACGTGGCGCGCATGCTCGAAGCCGATTTCGCCCAGGCCCGCCAGATCGACTCGCGCGATTTCCTGGGCTCGCCGGCCATCCTGCGCGTGGCGATGCACGTCGCCAAGCTATTCGCGCCCATCCTGTAG
- a CDS encoding isocitrate lyase — protein sequence MAQYQDDIQAIAALKETNGSAWNAINPEYAARMRAQNKFKTGLDIAKYTAKIMRADMAAYDADPSKYTQSLGCWHGFIGQQKMISIKKHFKSTERRYLYLSGWMVAALRSEFGPLPDQSMHEKTSVSALIRELYTFLRQADARELGGLFRELDAAQGPAKAAIQEKIDNHVTHVVPIIADIDAGFGNAEATYLLAKQFIEAGACCIQIENQVSDEKQCGHQDGKVTVPHEDFLAKIRAIRYAFLELGVDDGIIVARTDSLGAGLTKQIAVTRTPGDLGDQYNSFLDCEELSADQLGNGDVIIKRDGKLLRPKRLPSNLFQFRAGTGEARCVLDCITALQNGADLLWIETEKPHIAQINGMVSEIRKTIPNAKLVYNNSPSFNWTLNFRQQAYDAMKEAGKDVSMYERGQLMSVEYDDSELAKLADEKIRTFQADASREAGIFHHLITLPTYHTAALSTDNLAKEYFGDQGMLGYVAGVQRKEIRQGIACVKHQNMSGSDIGDDHKEYFSGEAALKAAGKDNTMNQF from the coding sequence ATGGCCCAGTATCAAGACGACATCCAGGCAATCGCCGCGCTGAAAGAGACCAACGGCAGCGCCTGGAATGCGATCAATCCCGAGTACGCCGCGCGCATGCGGGCCCAGAACAAGTTCAAGACGGGCCTGGACATCGCCAAGTACACCGCCAAGATCATGCGTGCCGACATGGCTGCGTACGACGCGGACCCGTCGAAGTACACCCAGTCGCTGGGCTGCTGGCATGGCTTTATCGGCCAGCAGAAGATGATCTCCATCAAGAAGCACTTCAAGAGCACCGAACGCCGCTACCTGTACCTGTCCGGCTGGATGGTCGCCGCGCTGCGCTCGGAGTTCGGCCCCCTGCCCGACCAGTCGATGCACGAGAAGACGTCGGTCAGCGCGCTGATCCGCGAGCTGTACACGTTCCTGCGCCAGGCCGACGCCCGTGAACTGGGTGGCCTGTTCCGCGAACTGGACGCCGCCCAGGGCCCGGCCAAGGCCGCCATCCAGGAAAAGATCGACAACCACGTGACGCACGTGGTGCCCATCATCGCCGACATCGACGCCGGTTTCGGCAATGCCGAAGCCACGTACCTGCTGGCCAAGCAGTTCATCGAAGCCGGTGCCTGCTGCATCCAGATCGAGAACCAGGTGTCCGACGAAAAGCAGTGCGGCCACCAGGACGGCAAGGTCACCGTGCCGCATGAGGACTTCCTGGCCAAGATCCGCGCCATCCGTTACGCCTTCCTGGAATTGGGCGTGGACGACGGCATCATCGTGGCCCGCACCGACTCGCTGGGCGCCGGCCTGACCAAGCAGATCGCCGTGACCCGCACGCCGGGCGACCTGGGCGACCAGTACAACTCGTTCCTGGACTGCGAGGAACTGTCGGCCGACCAGCTGGGCAACGGTGACGTGATCATCAAGCGCGACGGCAAGCTGCTGCGACCGAAGCGCCTGCCGAGCAACCTGTTCCAGTTCCGCGCCGGCACCGGCGAAGCCCGCTGCGTGCTGGACTGCATCACCGCGCTGCAGAACGGTGCCGACCTGCTGTGGATCGAAACCGAAAAGCCGCACATCGCCCAGATCAACGGCATGGTCAGCGAGATCCGCAAGACCATCCCGAACGCCAAGCTGGTGTACAACAACAGCCCGTCGTTCAACTGGACGCTGAACTTCCGCCAGCAGGCGTACGACGCCATGAAGGAAGCCGGCAAGGACGTGTCGATGTACGAACGCGGCCAACTGATGAGCGTGGAGTACGACGATTCCGAACTGGCCAAGCTGGCCGACGAGAAGATCCGCACCTTCCAGGCCGACGCCTCGCGCGAAGCCGGCATCTTCCACCACCTGATCACGCTGCCGACGTACCACACCGCCGCACTGTCCACCGACAACCTGGCCAAGGAATACTTCGGCGACCAGGGCATGCTGGGCTACGTGGCAGGCGTGCAGCGCAAGGAAATCCGCCAGGGCATCGCCTGCGTCAAGCACCAGAACATGTCCGGCTCGGACATCGGCGACGACCACAAGGAATACTTCAGCGGCGAAGCTGCACTGAAGGCCGCAGGCAAGGACAACACGATGAATCAGTTCTGA
- a CDS encoding DMT family transporter produces the protein MKSDPIPHGATTGALRTLCTGLGDGAWPFLLGNVLLGTIGIFVSQAHAPPLTAAWSRCAFGWLGLTVWLLWRRRLRDVRLTRAHAAWVLTAASLMVASWVLFFDAIGRTSAGMAVVLFHVQPLFVLVLGGLWLGEPVGKARLAFVMVAMAGLVLATGLLEPVFQPGTGRAPDAAYWIGVAACLLGALCTAGATLIARRLGNLRAGVLAWWQCAIGSVVLLAWPIHHGWPAPGWPWAWLAGIGIVHTALAYTLIYAGMAKLRTTRIAVFQFVYPATAVLMDWLVLGHRQSAWQIAGIGVMAAAILMAERQR, from the coding sequence ATGAAATCAGATCCGATACCGCATGGCGCCACGACCGGCGCGCTCCGCACGCTATGTACGGGACTTGGCGATGGCGCCTGGCCATTCCTGCTTGGCAACGTGCTGCTGGGCACCATCGGCATCTTCGTGAGCCAGGCCCACGCGCCGCCGCTCACGGCTGCGTGGTCGCGCTGCGCCTTCGGGTGGCTGGGCCTGACCGTCTGGCTGCTGTGGCGACGAAGGCTGCGCGACGTCCGGCTCACGCGCGCCCATGCCGCCTGGGTGCTGACGGCCGCCTCGCTGATGGTGGCCAGCTGGGTGCTGTTTTTCGATGCCATCGGCCGCACGTCGGCGGGCATGGCCGTCGTGCTGTTCCACGTCCAGCCGCTGTTCGTGCTGGTGCTGGGCGGCCTGTGGCTCGGCGAGCCGGTCGGCAAGGCCCGTCTGGCGTTCGTGATGGTTGCGATGGCCGGGCTTGTGCTGGCCACCGGCCTGCTGGAGCCGGTCTTCCAGCCCGGCACGGGCCGGGCGCCAGACGCGGCCTACTGGATCGGCGTGGCCGCGTGCCTGCTGGGCGCGCTCTGCACGGCCGGCGCCACGCTGATCGCGCGGCGGCTCGGCAACCTGCGCGCCGGCGTGCTGGCATGGTGGCAATGCGCCATCGGCAGCGTCGTCCTGCTGGCGTGGCCGATCCACCACGGCTGGCCGGCGCCGGGCTGGCCATGGGCGTGGCTTGCCGGCATCGGCATCGTGCACACGGCCCTGGCCTATACGCTGATCTACGCGGGCATGGCGAAGCTGCGCACCACCCGCATCGCCGTGTTCCAGTTCGTCTATCCCGCCACGGCGGTGCTGATGGACTGGCTGGTACTCGGCCACCGCCAGAGCGCGTGGCAGATCGCCGGCATCGGCGTGATGGCAGCGGCCATCCTGATGGCGGAACGCCAACGCTGA
- a CDS encoding TetR/AcrR family transcriptional regulator has protein sequence MTRTAAATPPTRTTYRHGDLRRALLEAGIDLAREGGPDAIVLREATRRAGVVPNAAYRHFASRQDLLQAVRASALSSLAMAMESEMAAIPPDATPPDRARASLRAVGIGYLQFALAETGLFRTAFSVPDDVEGDADPAKAGNSGMNPFELLGAALDRWVDAGLLSAERRPGAEYVAWSAVHGLAVLLIDGPLRSRAKEQAGVIGERLLAMVERGL, from the coding sequence ATGACCCGAACTGCCGCCGCAACGCCTCCCACCCGCACCACATACCGCCACGGCGACCTGCGCCGCGCACTGCTCGAAGCCGGCATCGACCTGGCCCGCGAAGGCGGCCCCGACGCCATCGTGCTACGCGAAGCCACCCGCCGCGCCGGGGTGGTCCCCAACGCTGCCTACCGACACTTCGCCAGCCGCCAGGACTTGCTGCAGGCCGTCCGCGCATCGGCGCTCTCCAGCCTCGCCATGGCCATGGAATCCGAAATGGCCGCCATCCCACCCGACGCAACCCCACCCGACCGCGCCCGCGCCAGCCTGCGCGCAGTGGGCATCGGCTACCTGCAGTTCGCGCTGGCGGAAACCGGACTTTTCCGCACGGCATTCTCGGTACCGGACGACGTGGAAGGCGACGCCGACCCGGCCAAGGCCGGCAACAGCGGGATGAACCCCTTCGAACTGCTCGGGGCGGCTTTGGACAGATGGGTCGACGCGGGCCTGCTATCGGCGGAACGGCGGCCCGGAGCGGAGTACGTGGCGTGGTCGGCGGTGCACGGGCTCGCGGTGCTGCTGATCGACGGGCCGCTGCGAAGCCGGGCGAAGGAACAGGCGGGGGTGATTGGGGAGCGGCTGCTGGCGATGGTGGAGAGGGGGTTGTAG
- a CDS encoding LysR family transcriptional regulator translates to MTTTPRDLQMDWLKCFVAVVDAGSLASAAGEIHRSQSAVSMQIKKLEDALGQRLLERSARKLSLTPEGQTLLGYARRILDLHAEAQGALTGDELTGRVRLGVPDDYAQKYLTPVLKRFAPRHSGVEIELICEQSTSLIPRVASGDLDLALVSRDHARRGTLLFHEPRVWVGSPEFETWRRDPLPIAVYEDASLARRVAIHSLAQQGRRYKVVYHSSSLAGQIAAIESGLAVAALTQCSAPPHLRILGSEQGLGPLEPMEVAVYRSRESRGAKAVDELQDLLTRTLRLAA, encoded by the coding sequence ATGACGACGACACCCCGCGATCTGCAGATGGACTGGCTCAAGTGCTTTGTCGCCGTGGTCGACGCTGGGTCGCTGGCCAGCGCCGCGGGCGAGATCCATCGCTCGCAGTCGGCCGTCAGCATGCAGATCAAGAAGCTGGAAGACGCCCTTGGCCAGCGGCTGCTGGAACGCAGCGCCCGCAAGCTGAGCCTGACGCCCGAGGGCCAGACGCTGCTGGGCTACGCGCGGCGCATCCTGGACCTGCACGCCGAGGCGCAGGGCGCGCTGACTGGCGACGAACTGACTGGCCGCGTGCGGCTGGGTGTGCCGGACGACTACGCCCAGAAATACCTGACGCCGGTGCTGAAGCGATTCGCCCCGCGCCACAGCGGCGTGGAAATCGAACTGATCTGCGAGCAGTCGACGTCGCTGATTCCCCGCGTGGCCAGCGGCGACCTGGACCTTGCGCTGGTCTCGCGCGACCACGCGCGGCGCGGCACGCTGCTGTTCCATGAGCCGAGGGTCTGGGTGGGATCGCCCGAGTTCGAAACGTGGCGGCGCGACCCGCTGCCTATCGCCGTCTACGAGGACGCCAGCCTGGCGCGGCGCGTGGCCATCCACTCGCTGGCGCAACAGGGGCGGCGCTACAAGGTCGTCTATCACAGCTCCAGCCTGGCCGGGCAGATCGCCGCCATCGAGAGCGGCCTGGCCGTGGCCGCCCTGACCCAATGCAGCGCGCCCCCGCACCTGCGCATCCTGGGCAGCGAGCAGGGCCTGGGGCCGCTGGAACCGATGGAAGTGGCCGTCTATCGCAGCCGCGAATCGCGCGGTGCAAAGGCGGTGGACGAACTGCAGGACCTGCTGACCCGCACGCTGCGGCTGGCGGCGTAG